The Amblyomma americanum isolate KBUSLIRL-KWMA chromosome 5, ASM5285725v1, whole genome shotgun sequence genome window below encodes:
- the LOC144134912 gene encoding carbonic anhydrase 1-like: MSSMCLFKCLCPTWLCRCWLQYEKSVGDKQSPIDIRRKTVLQDPSLNKTNLQWSNTGLRCTHILNTGRGWEVSVAAPGPNLRGGPLAYNYQLAQFHGHWSNSIAHGSEHTVDGEHYAGELHLVHYNADRHKSLAEATFAEEGLQVVGVFLKEGSLHPEVGKIVDCLSNVIYKGQKCALEQHLDVTSFIPDRSSYWTYEGSLTSPPWSENVTWIVYKEAIEVSLQQLQAFQKLTSHSDTILAPRDGFIVKNTRATQPLRGRVVREPLDELANF; the protein is encoded by the coding sequence ATGAGCTCTATGTGTTTATTTAAATGTTTGTGCCCAACGTGGCTGTGTCGCTGCTGGTTGCAGTACGAGAAGTCAGTTGGTGACAAGCAATCTCCCATCGACATCAGGCGGAAAACCGTCCTGCAGGATCCATCCTTAAACAAGACGAACTTGCAATGGTCCAACACGGGTCTCAGGTGCACTCATATCCTGAACACAGGCCGAGGCTGGGAGGTCAGCGTCGCTGCGCCGGGACCAAACCTTCGCGGAGGACCTCTGGCCTACAACTACCAGCTGGCCCAGTTCCACGGCCACTGGAGCAACTCCATCGCCCACGGCAGCGAACACACTGTGGACGGCGAGCACTACGCAGGCGAGCTGCACCTGGTTCACTACAATGCTGACCGGCATAAAAGTTTAGCCGAAGCCACCTTCGCTGAGGAGGGGCTGCAGGTGGTGGGTGTCTTTTTGAAAGAGGGCAGCCTTCATCCAGAAGTGGGTAAGATCGTCGATTGCTTGTCTAATGTGATCTACAAAGGACAGAAGTGTGCACTGGAGCAGCATCTGGACGTCACCTCGTTTATTCCTGATAGGAGTTCGTATTGGACATACGAGGGATCTCTGACGAGCCCGCCATGGAGCGAGAACGTGACATGGATCGTGTACAAGGAAGCTATCGAAGTGTCtttgcagcagctgcaagcatTCCAGAAACTGACGTCACACAGTGATACCATCCTGGCGCCCCGCGACGGTTTTATTGTCAAAAACACACGAGCTACGCAGCCCCTGAGGGGTCGTGTTGTACGAGAGCCTTTGGACGAGCTCGCTAACTTCTAG